AATATTTGATGCTGTAAAACCAGGACAGGCTACCATTACATGCACACCTGTTTTTAAATTCTCTACCCTAAGCGCATCCAAAAAGCCATTCATGGCAAATTTTGAGGCTGAGTAGCCGCTACGGCCGGGTAGCCCTTTATAGCCTGCAATTGATGATACGCCTACAATACTGCCTTTGGTCTGGATTATATGGGGCAGAGCGTATTTTGTGCAGTAAACTGTGCCCCAGAAGTTTACATCCATCAGGCTTTTAAGCACTTTAATATCTGTGTCTTTAAACAAGGCCCGCATAGATATCCCGGCGTTGTTTATCAAAATATCTATTTTACCAAAGGTAGCGGTTGCTTGTTGAATTAAATGGGCACAATCTTCTTCTATCGAAACATCACATTGCACAGCCAGGGCTTTAACATCATGCTGTTTCTCAATATCTTGCGCTATTTCACATAAGGTAACATATTGGCGGGCTGCTAAAACAAGGTTGGCCCCTTGTTGGGCAAATTGTATGGCTAATGCCTTGCCTATACCCGATGATGCACCTGTTATTACTACTGTTTTATCTTTCAACTTCATATTTCGGGGCAAACATTTGCTGCATGGCCGGTATCTTAATTTCAGGCATGCGGAACAAATACTTTGCAGCGAATATAATCATAGCACCATAAAAATCCTTAATGTAGTGCCAGGTAAATTGAGGCTTTAACTGCTTGCAAAAGTTAAGTATATAGGTACGTGGGAAGTAATAATTTTTGTAACCGGCAATACGCATACGGAACGAAAGATCGATATCCGCTCCAAAAGTCATAAAACGCTCGTCAAACATACCCACATGGTTTAATACCGAGCTGCGTAACAGCATAAATGCGCCGTTTATAACATCCACTTCGGTAGTTGCAAATTCGTCTTCTTCTACCCTGCTTTCATCCATGTTTTTGTATAGGCGCGATTTTGGGAAAAACCTGGCCAACCCTGTTAAGCGCAACAATGATGCCCACGCGTTTGAAAAACCAATACGCGATTCTGTCAAATAATTTCCTCGGGGGGTTAACATCCTTACACCTACGCCACCTGCACCGTGGTGAGAGTCCATAAAGTCTACTACATGCTGTATAGTTTTCTTGCCGCTTATTGTATCCGCATTGACCAGTAAAACATACTGCCCTTTGGCCTGCTCTAACGCGAGGTTACGCGATTTAGCCATGCCTAAGGTTTCTTTATTTAGGATCAACTTAGTTTCGGGGAACTCTCTCTGTAACATCGTAACAGAATTATCTGTTGATGCATCATCTACCACAAGTAGTTCATAGTCTATATCCTTACAAGCATTAATTAAAGAATTAAGTGATTGCCTTAGTAGTACAGACATGTTATTATTTACAACTATTACAGAAAGTTTCATAGGCATTAGGATAAAGAATTCTCATATGGGATTCGGGTTACGATAGATCGTCCTAAAGTAATCTCGTCCACATACTCTAACTCTCCTCCAAAAGCTATGCCACGTGCAATGGTTGAAATATTAATATTAAATTGTTTTAATTTTTTATGAAGATAAAAAATGGTGGTATCGCCCTCCATAGTTGCGCTAAGGGCAAAAATAATTTCTTTAACAGCAGTATCTTTTAACCGTTCTACCAAGCTATCTACTTGCAGGTCGGCAGGGCCAATGCCATCCATGGGCGATATAAGGCCGCCTAATACGTGGTAAACGCCATTATATTGGTTGGTATTTTCAATGGCCATTACATCGCGGGTGTCCTCTACTACGCATATCAGTGAATGGTCGCGTTTTAGGGAGGCGCATATCTCGCAAATACGCTGATCGGATATGTTATGGCAGGTTTGGCAAAACTGTATCTCGTTGCGCAGTTTGCTTATGGCTGCACTGAATTTTTGCACTTCATCCTTATCGCGGTTAAGCAGATGCAATACTAAACGCAGGGCGGTTTTTTGGCCCACGCCCGGTAATTTCGCAAACTCAGCAACGGCATCTTCCAACAATTTCGACGAAAAATTCATTGTGCGAAAATAGCGATTTTAACGCAGATATGGCTGATTGTTAAAATTTGCCTTTACAGCATTTATAGGTTTAGGCTTTCTTCCTTCCGCTATAAATTATTCCATTTTTTTGTTGCTTATAGCGGGAATTTTTCGCTTTTTTTCGTTACCCTGCACTAACTAATATAAAATATTATTTCAATTAAAAAAGCGCATTAGTTAAAACGGGCATTTTTTTAATGAGTTGTAGCCCGGTTCCTACTCGCTTCTTAAATTTTTAACGGGGTTTACCAGGGCCGCTTTAACGGCTTGCCAGCTTACCGCGACAAGGCAAATTGCCACACTAAGCAATAAGGTTAAAGCAAATACCCAAAGGTTTACTGATGTATGGTAACTGTAGCTACTTAACCACTGATACACGCTGTACCAGCTTATTGCAGCGCCAATGATAAAGGATATCACCACCAGCTTTACAAACTCCTGCGATAGCTTTAACCAAAGCTCGGCAGTACCGGCACCCAGTACCTTACGGATACTTATTTCTTTACCACGCCGCTCGGCCGAGAAGGCAGCTAACCCAAAAAGCCCAAGGCCCGATATGATGATGGCTAACAAGGTAAACAGTATGGCCATTGTACCCAAGCGCTGCTCGGTTTTAAACTTTTGGCTAAAGCTTTCATCAGTAAACTTATAATCAAACGGATAGTATGGGTTGTACTTTTTATAGATGGTTTGCAGCATATTCAGGTTTTTTGAAACCGAATTAGCAGGATTTAGCCTTAACCCCATATTACCCGACCAACCTTTTACAAACCCTATTATAGCCGGCTTTACAGGCTCGTAGGGCGATGCCCATACAAAATTCTTTACTACACCAATTATGGTACGTTCTGCATTCATCCAGGTTATCTTCTGGCCTATGGGATCCTTTAACCGCATCAGGGCTACGGCGGCTTCGTTTAGTACCACCGCGGTTGAATCCGATGGCCTGTCTGTAGCAAAATCGCGGCCTTGTATCACTTTTATCTGGTAGGTGTTTAACATGTGGTTGGTAACACCTATACAATCTATCGGGGTCTTCTCCTCCCCGGCTAATTGGCCCGGCCATTTGTTTTGCCATGTAGCGCTGGTGATGTTTGTTATTGGCTCCGAAATACTGGCACCGTCCACAATGGCACCGGCACTAATGGCATCTTGCCTAAAGCTTTCAAACTTATCGTACATCGCGCCATCGGCAGGCATTTCAATTAAGCCGTTGCGATTATAGCCTACCGGCCTGTCTTTAATATAGTTTATCTGCTTATAAATAACAATGCTTGATATGATAAGGCAGGTGGCAAATGTAAATTGTATAACCACCAAAACCTGCCGGGGCTTAACGCTTGCATTACTGTTTAAAAACTGGCCTTTTAGTACCTTAATAGGGTTAAATGCTGAAAGAAATAAAGCGGGATAGCTGCCCGCGAAAAGCCCGGTAAGCACAGTTACCGATAAAGCTATTGCCCAGGCTACCCAGTTACCATAAGGCACACTTAGCTGCAAACCTATAAGGTTGCTGAATACCGGCATTAATACGATGATGATAATTAACGACAAGACAAAGGCCAGCAGGGCCATTAATAACGATTCGCCAAGGAATTGCTGTATAAGCGTGATACGGCGTGCGCCGATAGCCTTGCGGATACCAACCTCCCGTGCCCGCTTTTCTGAACGCGCCGTAGATAAATTCATGAAGTTGATACAGGCGATTACCAATATGCCGATAGCCAACAATAAAAACAGGCGAACATAATCTATACTACCCCCTACATTAACGCCATTTTTAAAGTCGCTGTGCAGGTGCAGATCGGCAAAGGGGTAAATGAATAGTTTAACGTCTTTATCTTTTGGAAAATGCTCGCCTATAAGGTTCTTTATTTTTGCGTTGACAACTGTAGCTGATGCACCGGGTTTTAAAAGCACATAAGTGGCATAGGCATACATGTCCCAGTTTTCGCCCTTTAGCCATGGCTGTTGGGTCATAAATGCATCCCATGATATAATGGCCTTATAGTTAAGGCTGGAGTTTGAATTGTCTTTAACAACCGCGCTAACCTTCATCGGGAATTGGTTGTTAAATTTTACAACCTGCCCTACCGGGTTAATATTGCCAAATACCGCCTTAGCACTCGACTCGGTTAATACAATAGATGAAGGGTCTGACAAAGCATCGCGCTTGTTGCCCTGGATAAACTCAAAGCTAAACATATCGAATATGGCCGCATCAATTGCTACGGTATTAAACTTTATGCCTTTATCCTTGTAGGTTACCAGTATATTCTGTGGCTCATTTATACGGGCTGCGTTGGCTATTTCGGGATAATCTTTTTTTAGTGTGCCGGCCAGCAATTGCGGTGTAAACCATTTTGTGCGTATTTCGCCATTGCTTGGCTGGTTTTTAAACACCTGGTACAGGTGGTCGCCGTTTGCATGAAACTTATCAAAACTATACTCGTTGTACACATACAACAGCAGCATAAAACTTACAGCCATACCAACTGCCAGCCCGCCAATATTTATAACAGACGAAATTTTATTGTTGGCGATATTCCTCCAGGCTATTTTAAAGTAAGTTCTTATCATGTGGTGTTGGTTATAGCCACAATATCAGTACTATAAATGTTAAATAGTAATTTTTAACATCTATTAACTAAACCAAAATAGCGATGAGCTTTTAACCCATCGCTATTTTATGCTTTGTTGTAATTGTCAACCTAACTATTCGCTTCTTAAACTTTTTACCGGGTTGGTAACGGCCGCTTTAACCGTTTGAAAACTCAAAGTAAACAAGGCTGCCAGTAACATCCCTGCCCCGCTTACCGCAAATACCCACCAGCTAATGGTGGTACGGTCGGCAAAGTTTTCCATCCATTTGTGCATGGCATACCAGGCTATTGGTGTTACCAGTACAAAAGCCAGTACTATCAACCATATCAGTTCTGTTGATAGCAGCGTAACAATTTGTGCTACCGATGCACCCAGTACTTTACGTACACCAATCTCTTTAGTGCGCTGGCTGGTGGTATAAATAGCTAAACCTAACAAACCAAGGCAGCTAATAAAGATAGACAGCCCTGTAGCCCATGTTAACAGTTTTGAGGTGTTTTGCTCGGCGGTATAAAACTTAGCAATGTCCTCATCATAAAAATGATACTCAAAATCATCTTCGGGATATATTTTTTTCCATGCTTTTTCAATCCCGGCAATAGCGGTTTTCCATTCTGTACCACCTGCGGTTTGCGGTTTAAGGGCGATATGGAAAGTGCGGTTGTTCCAGGTGCGGTTATGAGGTAACAGTATAGCCAAAGGCTTAATTGGCGCGTGTAACGATCTTTGATAAAAATCGGCCGTTACACCTACTATCTCCCTTTTCTTATCGTTATAATCAAGCATTTTACCTATAGCGTCGTTAGGGTTACTAAAGCCTAATACCTTAGCATAATTATTATTAATAACTATGCCCGATACTGTATCAGATGCCCGTAAGTTACGGCCAGCCAGTAGTTTTATCTGGTAAAGTTTAATGTAGTTCTCGTCGGCGAATTTTTGCTGCAGATCTGTTTTAATTTCCTTTTTTCCATCCTTATAGGTAACCGTGGTTGAATTGGTATTACCCGACGATGGTGGCGCGCCCCCTACACTTATCATTTGTATTTGAGGGATAGCTTTAATAGCATCCATAAACACCTGCTGCTTGCCAGTACCTATGCTTTTGTAAGGCGTAGATATGTTAACAATGGCATCCTTTTTAAAGCCAAGGTCTTTATGTAGGGCGTAATATATTTGCTTGCTCACCAGTATGGTAGCCATTATAAAAAACTGCGCTATAACAAACTGTGTAACCGTTAACGATTTGCGCAGCCAGGCATTACGGGTTTTGCTGGTATTGGTCACCTGGTTTTTAAGCACCGCAACCGGTTTATAGCCCGATAACACCAATGCCGGGTAAAAGCCCGACAGGATACTTACTACAAAAGTGAGGACTATTAAAAACACAATAAGGTTAGGCTGGCCAAACACATTGGCTGATACACCCGGGGGGATAAAATCTGCAAACAACTTAAGCACCACCGGCGCCAAAGCAGTTGATATGATAACCGCGAACAACGTGATCAAAAATGTTTCGCTTAAAAACTGTAATATCAATTGGCTGCGCTTGCTGCCCATGGTTTTGCGTATACCTATCTCTTTAGCCCTTTGCGATGCCTGCGCGGTAGTAAGGTTAATAAAATTGATACAGCCCAGTATCAGCAAAAAGGCGGCTATTACCAATAAGCCGTAAAGCGTGGTTTTATTGGCTGTACGCACACCATCCATACCACCGTACACCTGGTCGAAGTGGATATCGCTTAATGGCTGAACATGAAAGCCGTGGTAATTGCCCTTGTCTTCGGGGGTTGGCGGGTTATGTTTTTTTAATAAGGCATTCAATTGTTTTTCTACCCCCACTGCTGATGCCCTCGGCGACAATTTAATAAACAATTGCCCTGCCGAATTGGTATTACCCCATTGTGTAACAGGGAAATTATCTTTTAAATAGCTGCTGGTGGTACCGGTTATGTAGGATATAAAATCTTGATAGATAAAATCGGTATTATAACTTAAAGGTTCTATTACCCCGGCTACCGTAGTTCTTACGGAGTCGTCGTACACCACCTCTTTGCCAATTACATCGCCATAGCTTAGCTTAGGGAAGTATAGTTTAGCTTTTGTAGTGGTAATTACCACCTGGTTTGGGTTTTTAAAAGCTGTTTTTGCCGAACCTACTATCCATTTGTAATCTATTATCTTAAAATAGTTTTCGTCGGCTAATATTAAACCAGGCTGCTTTTTTAGTTTTTTATCACCCGTCGAACCATTTGGGATAATAACATTGGTTTCGCCATAAATATAAAATGGTGCTACAACATCAATGCCGGTGGCCTCGGTTTTAGCAGCGGCGTTTAATGCCATGGTTACACCGCTATTGTGGCTAACTTCTCCGGCAAACGAGTAATCGCTGGTAACACGGTAAATCAGGTTGGCATCTTTATGCGATTGATCGAAGGTAAAATCGAAATGAACGATAAGGTAAATAACCACCGCGGCGCTGATACCTATTGACAGGCCCACAATGTTTATCAATGTAAACAGCTTATGCCTGCGAAACCCGCGCAGCGCAATTTTAAAGTAGTTTTTTATCATCTTTTAAGTGTTTGTTTAGTAGTCTATAGTGCTTAGTTAACAGTATATCATCACAAAATCCATAGACCGTAGTAGTGCTTACTATGGGCTATGGACTATCGTCTATAAGCTTATATTTTATTCGCTCCTCAGATTTTTTACAGGGTTAGTTAAAGCTGCTTTAATGGCCTGCCAGCTTACCGTAGCTAAAGTAACCAGCAAGCTTATTACTATAGTTGCCAAAAATACCCAGGGGCTAATATCAGTTTTGTACACATATTTACTAAAGAACCATTGGTTCATGAAATACCAGCTGAACGACGCCCCAATTACAAAAGCTATTATTACCAATACCACAAACTCTTTTGAAAGGTTCATCCAAAGGTTGGTTATGGTAGCCCCTAGTACCTTGCGGATGCCTATTTCTTTGCGGCGCTGCTCGGCCGAGAATGATGCCAGCGCGAACAGGCCCAGGCATGATATTACTATAGCCAGTATAGTGAACGATTTTGCCAGTGTACCCAA
This portion of the Inquilinus sp. KBS0705 genome encodes:
- a CDS encoding SDR family oxidoreductase; translated protein: MKLKDKTVVITGASSGIGKALAIQFAQQGANLVLAARQYVTLCEIAQDIEKQHDVKALAVQCDVSIEEDCAHLIQQATATFGKIDILINNAGISMRALFKDTDIKVLKSLMDVNFWGTVYCTKYALPHIIQTKGSIVGVSSIAGYKGLPGRSGYSASKFAMNGFLDALRVENLKTGVHVMVACPGFTASNIRNTALDKNGTQQGESTLEEDKMMTAEQVATIIVKGVENRERTLIMTGQGKLTVFLNKFLPAFLDSQVYKVFSKEKNPLLK
- a CDS encoding glycosyltransferase family 2 protein, producing MPMKLSVIVVNNNMSVLLRQSLNSLINACKDIDYELLVVDDASTDNSVTMLQREFPETKLILNKETLGMAKSRNLALEQAKGQYVLLVNADTISGKKTIQHVVDFMDSHHGAGGVGVRMLTPRGNYLTESRIGFSNAWASLLRLTGLARFFPKSRLYKNMDESRVEEDEFATTEVDVINGAFMLLRSSVLNHVGMFDERFMTFGADIDLSFRMRIAGYKNYYFPRTYILNFCKQLKPQFTWHYIKDFYGAMIIFAAKYLFRMPEIKIPAMQQMFAPKYEVER
- the recR gene encoding recombination protein RecR gives rise to the protein MNFSSKLLEDAVAEFAKLPGVGQKTALRLVLHLLNRDKDEVQKFSAAISKLRNEIQFCQTCHNISDQRICEICASLKRDHSLICVVEDTRDVMAIENTNQYNGVYHVLGGLISPMDGIGPADLQVDSLVERLKDTAVKEIIFALSATMEGDTTIFYLHKKLKQFNINISTIARGIAFGGELEYVDEITLGRSIVTRIPYENSLS
- a CDS encoding FtsX-like permease family protein, with translation MIRTYFKIAWRNIANNKISSVINIGGLAVGMAVSFMLLLYVYNEYSFDKFHANGDHLYQVFKNQPSNGEIRTKWFTPQLLAGTLKKDYPEIANAARINEPQNILVTYKDKGIKFNTVAIDAAIFDMFSFEFIQGNKRDALSDPSSIVLTESSAKAVFGNINPVGQVVKFNNQFPMKVSAVVKDNSNSSLNYKAIISWDAFMTQQPWLKGENWDMYAYATYVLLKPGASATVVNAKIKNLIGEHFPKDKDVKLFIYPFADLHLHSDFKNGVNVGGSIDYVRLFLLLAIGILVIACINFMNLSTARSEKRAREVGIRKAIGARRITLIQQFLGESLLMALLAFVLSLIIIIVLMPVFSNLIGLQLSVPYGNWVAWAIALSVTVLTGLFAGSYPALFLSAFNPIKVLKGQFLNSNASVKPRQVLVVIQFTFATCLIISSIVIYKQINYIKDRPVGYNRNGLIEMPADGAMYDKFESFRQDAISAGAIVDGASISEPITNITSATWQNKWPGQLAGEEKTPIDCIGVTNHMLNTYQIKVIQGRDFATDRPSDSTAVVLNEAAVALMRLKDPIGQKITWMNAERTIIGVVKNFVWASPYEPVKPAIIGFVKGWSGNMGLRLNPANSVSKNLNMLQTIYKKYNPYYPFDYKFTDESFSQKFKTEQRLGTMAILFTLLAIIISGLGLFGLAAFSAERRGKEISIRKVLGAGTAELWLKLSQEFVKLVVISFIIGAAISWYSVYQWLSSYSYHTSVNLWVFALTLLLSVAICLVAVSWQAVKAALVNPVKNLRSE
- a CDS encoding FtsX-like permease family protein, which encodes MIKNYFKIALRGFRRHKLFTLINIVGLSIGISAAVVIYLIVHFDFTFDQSHKDANLIYRVTSDYSFAGEVSHNSGVTMALNAAAKTEATGIDVVAPFYIYGETNVIIPNGSTGDKKLKKQPGLILADENYFKIIDYKWIVGSAKTAFKNPNQVVITTTKAKLYFPKLSYGDVIGKEVVYDDSVRTTVAGVIEPLSYNTDFIYQDFISYITGTTSSYLKDNFPVTQWGNTNSAGQLFIKLSPRASAVGVEKQLNALLKKHNPPTPEDKGNYHGFHVQPLSDIHFDQVYGGMDGVRTANKTTLYGLLVIAAFLLILGCINFINLTTAQASQRAKEIGIRKTMGSKRSQLILQFLSETFLITLFAVIISTALAPVVLKLFADFIPPGVSANVFGQPNLIVFLIVLTFVVSILSGFYPALVLSGYKPVAVLKNQVTNTSKTRNAWLRKSLTVTQFVIAQFFIMATILVSKQIYYALHKDLGFKKDAIVNISTPYKSIGTGKQQVFMDAIKAIPQIQMISVGGAPPSSGNTNSTTVTYKDGKKEIKTDLQQKFADENYIKLYQIKLLAGRNLRASDTVSGIVINNNYAKVLGFSNPNDAIGKMLDYNDKKREIVGVTADFYQRSLHAPIKPLAILLPHNRTWNNRTFHIALKPQTAGGTEWKTAIAGIEKAWKKIYPEDDFEYHFYDEDIAKFYTAEQNTSKLLTWATGLSIFISCLGLLGLAIYTTSQRTKEIGVRKVLGASVAQIVTLLSTELIWLIVLAFVLVTPIAWYAMHKWMENFADRTTISWWVFAVSGAGMLLAALFTLSFQTVKAAVTNPVKSLRSE